A DNA window from Ornithinimicrobium humiphilum contains the following coding sequences:
- a CDS encoding HIT family protein has translation MECLFCRIVSGDEPAEIVLRTDTAVGFLDTRPVFKGHVLLVPRDHIPTLTELPDDQLEPLFATARTLAGVMRTELGAQGSFVAMNNVVSQSVPHLHVHVVPRTKGDGLRGFFWPRTKYDEGEAEAYGRRLREALGTGAA, from the coding sequence GTGGAGTGCCTGTTCTGCCGCATCGTCTCCGGGGACGAACCCGCCGAGATCGTGCTGCGGACGGACACGGCGGTCGGCTTCCTCGACACCCGGCCCGTCTTCAAGGGGCACGTGCTGCTGGTGCCGCGTGACCACATACCCACGCTGACGGAGCTGCCCGACGACCAGCTCGAGCCGCTCTTCGCCACCGCCCGGACCCTGGCCGGCGTGATGCGCACCGAGCTGGGCGCGCAGGGCTCGTTCGTGGCGATGAACAACGTCGTGAGCCAGTCCGTGCCCCACCTGCACGTGCACGTCGTGCCGCGCACCAAGGGCGACGGGCTGCGGGGCTTCTTCTGGCCGCGGACGAAGTATGACGAGGGGGAGGCCGAGGCCTACGGGCGCCGGCTGCGGGAGGCGCTGGGCACCGGTGCAGCCTGA
- a CDS encoding FUSC family protein yields MQPDPDVRRDPALWMRRVRPRTRAIRALRRVRRNLPHLLLAASAAGLAYLIASLVFPSADAVFAPIAAVVSVGLSAGQRLVRAAEITTGVVLGLLLADTLTRLIGAGPWQLALAVLLGMSAAVALRASSLMANQAAVTGVFVMVLVPLQNTPPHVRLIDAVIGGLVAITLNALFAPDPHRVALTTAEQLLERLATAYRDLARALDESDLKTARRVLSDLEQLETAGRDLETAINATRERITLAPSKTRLVQRRRLRAMEQLAVRAGIMVTSARSSSRAAATLARHGGETDESLVTAVDQVSQALRVLRDWVRGTVRMNTAREEVLRAAVTASKALRKGSPAEQALAWQVRSASVDMLRVLGLTYTAAVKALEDAAGRADTLPPEPGGPGNAPA; encoded by the coding sequence GTGCAGCCTGACCCGGACGTGCGGCGCGACCCGGCGCTGTGGATGCGGCGGGTCCGCCCCCGCACGCGTGCCATCAGGGCGCTGCGACGGGTGCGGCGCAACCTGCCCCACCTGCTGCTCGCCGCCAGCGCCGCCGGTCTGGCCTACCTCATCGCCAGCCTCGTCTTCCCGTCCGCCGACGCCGTCTTCGCCCCGATCGCCGCCGTCGTCTCGGTCGGGCTGTCGGCCGGCCAGCGGCTGGTGCGCGCGGCGGAGATCACGACCGGCGTCGTCCTCGGGCTGCTGCTCGCCGACACACTGACCCGGCTCATCGGCGCGGGGCCGTGGCAGCTGGCGCTCGCCGTGCTGCTCGGGATGTCCGCGGCCGTGGCGCTGCGCGCGAGCTCGCTCATGGCCAACCAGGCGGCCGTGACGGGGGTGTTCGTCATGGTCCTCGTCCCCCTGCAGAACACCCCGCCGCACGTGCGGCTCATCGACGCGGTCATCGGCGGGCTCGTGGCCATCACGCTCAACGCGCTCTTCGCGCCCGACCCCCACCGGGTGGCGCTCACCACAGCTGAGCAGCTGCTGGAGAGGCTCGCCACGGCATACCGGGATCTCGCGCGAGCGCTCGACGAGTCCGACCTCAAGACGGCGCGTCGCGTGCTGAGCGACCTGGAGCAGCTGGAGACCGCCGGCCGCGACCTCGAGACCGCGATCAACGCGACGCGCGAGCGCATCACGCTCGCGCCGAGCAAGACGCGTCTGGTGCAGCGGCGCCGGCTGCGCGCGATGGAGCAGCTGGCCGTCCGCGCCGGGATCATGGTCACCTCCGCCCGGTCGAGCTCGCGCGCCGCGGCCACGCTGGCGCGGCACGGCGGTGAGACCGACGAGAGCCTCGTGACCGCGGTCGACCAGGTGTCCCAGGCGCTGCGGGTGCTCCGCGACTGGGTCCGGGGCACCGTGCGCATGAACACCGCCCGCGAGGAGGTGCTGCGAGCCGCCGTGACCGCGAGCAAGGCGCTGCGCAAGGGCTCGCCGGCGGAGCAGGCGCTGGCCTGGCAGGTGCGTTCGGCGTCCGTCGACATGCTGCGCGTGCTCGGGCTGACCTACACCGCGGCGGTCAAGGCGCTCGAGGACGCCGCCGGGAGGGCCGACACCCTCCCGCCCGAGCCCGGAGGGCCCGGCAACGCACCTGCGTAA
- the glnA gene encoding type I glutamate--ammonia ligase — MFSSAEEVLAFIKDEDVKFIDIRFCDLPGVMQHFNVPAESFDEEAFSTGQMFDGSSIRGFKSIHESDMKLIPDPQTAYLDPYRAEKTLIMNFSIVDPFTDEPYERDPRQIARKAEEYLRSSGIADTAYFGAEAEFYVFDDVRFSTGPSGGYYHIDSIEAAWNTGRSEEGGNRGYKPRYKGGYFPVPPVDHFADIRDRMCLDLAEVGLAVERAHHEVGTAGQQEINYRFNTLLHSGDDMMKFKYVIKNSAWAAGKTATFMPKPLFGDNGSGMHTHQSLWKNGEPLFYDENGYGGLSDIARWYIGGLLAHGPSLLAFTNPSMNSYHRLVPGFEAPINLVYSARNRSACVRIPITGSSPKAKRIEYRVPDPSANPYLAFSAQLMAGLDGIRNRIEPPEPVDKDLYELPPEEMEGIEQLPTSLPEVLDALEADHAYLTEGDVFTEDLIRAWIDYKRTHEIDPIRLRPHPHEFELYFDI, encoded by the coding sequence ATGTTCAGCAGTGCGGAGGAGGTCCTCGCCTTCATCAAGGACGAGGACGTCAAGTTCATCGACATCAGGTTCTGCGACCTTCCCGGCGTCATGCAGCACTTCAACGTGCCGGCCGAGTCCTTCGACGAGGAGGCCTTCAGCACCGGGCAGATGTTCGACGGGTCCTCGATCCGCGGCTTCAAGTCGATCCACGAGTCCGACATGAAGCTCATCCCCGACCCCCAGACGGCCTACCTCGACCCCTACCGGGCCGAGAAGACGCTGATCATGAACTTCTCCATCGTCGACCCGTTCACCGACGAGCCCTACGAGCGTGACCCCCGTCAGATCGCTCGCAAGGCCGAGGAGTACCTGCGCTCCAGCGGCATCGCCGACACCGCCTACTTCGGTGCCGAGGCCGAGTTCTACGTCTTCGACGACGTGCGCTTCTCCACCGGCCCCAGCGGTGGTTATTACCACATCGACTCCATCGAGGCGGCGTGGAACACGGGCCGCTCCGAGGAGGGTGGCAACCGGGGCTACAAGCCGCGCTACAAGGGTGGCTACTTCCCGGTCCCGCCCGTGGACCACTTCGCCGACATCCGTGACCGCATGTGCCTGGACCTGGCCGAGGTCGGCCTGGCGGTCGAGCGTGCCCACCACGAGGTCGGCACCGCGGGCCAGCAGGAGATCAACTACCGCTTCAACACCCTGCTGCACTCCGGCGACGACATGATGAAGTTCAAGTACGTCATCAAGAACTCCGCCTGGGCCGCCGGCAAGACCGCGACCTTCATGCCCAAGCCGCTCTTCGGTGACAACGGCTCCGGCATGCACACGCACCAGAGCCTCTGGAAGAACGGCGAGCCGCTCTTCTACGACGAGAACGGCTACGGCGGCCTGTCCGACATCGCCCGCTGGTACATCGGTGGTCTGCTCGCCCACGGCCCGTCGCTGCTGGCGTTCACCAACCCCTCGATGAACTCCTACCACCGTCTGGTGCCGGGCTTCGAGGCCCCGATCAACCTGGTCTACTCGGCCCGCAACCGCTCGGCGTGCGTCCGCATCCCGATCACCGGCAGCAGCCCGAAGGCCAAGCGCATCGAGTACCGCGTCCCGGACCCGTCGGCGAACCCCTACCTGGCGTTCTCCGCGCAGCTCATGGCCGGCCTCGACGGCATCCGCAACCGCATCGAGCCGCCGGAGCCGGTGGACAAGGACCTCTACGAGCTGCCCCCGGAGGAGATGGAGGGCATCGAGCAGCTGCCCACCTCGCTGCCGGAGGTGCTCGACGCGCTCGAGGCCGACCACGCCTACCTCACCGAGGGTGACGTCTTCACCGAGGACCTCATCCGGGCGTGGATCGACTACAAGCGCACCCACGAGATCGACCCGATCCGTCTGCGCCCGCACCCGCACGAGTTCGAGCTGTACTTCGACATCTGA
- a CDS encoding RDD family protein encodes MSEPSYQGQSLGLPPSGSGSVAGLLRRAAALLVDWFLCQLIAVGLLGMQWGEVQGTEAFLPLGLLFVENVLLVSTLGTTVGHRLLGLRVVSVDSLHQPVPPAPLRSVARAALLCLFVPALVMDAEGRGWHDKAARSVVIRTR; translated from the coding sequence GTGAGCGAGCCGTCCTACCAGGGTCAGTCCCTGGGTCTTCCCCCCAGCGGTAGCGGCTCGGTCGCCGGTCTTCTACGGCGTGCCGCCGCCCTTCTCGTCGACTGGTTCCTCTGCCAGCTCATCGCCGTCGGACTGCTCGGTATGCAGTGGGGCGAGGTGCAGGGCACCGAGGCCTTCCTGCCGCTCGGGCTGCTCTTCGTCGAGAACGTCCTGCTGGTCAGCACCCTCGGCACGACCGTCGGGCACCGGCTCCTGGGCCTGCGCGTGGTGTCCGTCGACAGCCTCCACCAGCCGGTGCCGCCGGCCCCGCTGCGCTCCGTCGCGCGCGCGGCGCTGCTCTGCCTCTTCGTCCCGGCGCTCGTCATGGACGCCGAGGGCCGCGGCTGGCACGACAAGGCGGCGCGCTCGGTCGTCATCCGCACCCGCTGA